The following coding sequences lie in one Spinacia oleracea cultivar Varoflay chromosome 1, BTI_SOV_V1, whole genome shotgun sequence genomic window:
- the LOC110781875 gene encoding non-classical arabinogalactan protein 30, whose product MARTLNLFLLSVLFLGLPFPYASANAYETQKSSYPKPYAPQKMETDVVVEGMVYCQSCKYSGSWSFEEAKPIDGAIISVICRNHRDKVSYYKAFTTSKEGYFYAQLTGFSMKNPILDHPLQACVVKLVSSPIDSCDVFTNINYGVNGAHLRFEKKKIMTKNYKAAIYAAGPLAFRPEDCTPDQY is encoded by the coding sequence atggcaAGAACCCTGAATTTGTTTCTGTTATCAGTTCTGTTCCTAGGTTTGCCATTCCCTTACGCAAGCGCGAATGCATATGAAACGCAAAAGAGTTCGTACCCAAAACCATACGCACCACAAAAGATGGAAACAGATGTGGTTGTAGAAGGGATGGTCTACTGTCAGAGCTGCAAGTACTCAGGATCATGGTCTTTCGAAGAAGCTAAGCCCATTGATGGTGCTATAATCAGTGTTATTTGCAGGAATCACAGGGACAAAGTAAGCTACTACAAGGCCTTCACTACCTCTAAAGAAGGCTACTTCTATGCTCAACTTACTGgattttcaatgaagaatccaATTCTGGATCATCCCCTTCAGGCTTGTGTAGTGAAGCTGGTTTCTTCCCCTATTGACAGCTGTGATGTCTTCACTAACATCAACTATGGTGTCAATGGAGCTCATCTTCGGTTTGAGAAGAAGAAGATTATGACAAAGAATTACAAAGCTGCCATCTATGCTGCTGGCCCCTTGGCTTTCCGCCCTGAAGATTGTACTCCTGACCAATACTGA